The nucleotide sequence GCAACGGCAGATCGAAGAGACTCCAACATCTTGGACTCTACAAGCCTCTCGTCGGCACCAGCAACACCTCCGACAAGCAGGAGCACGGAGTAGGAGACCATTATTCCCATGAGCACCATCGGCATCTGCTCCACCATGACACCAACGGAGGTAATTCGAAAACTTAGAAAACATAGGACTAAAACACACCCAAATGAAGAACGGGGCCTTCCCTCCCCCTCACGACGCTAAGATGACGACTGAAGGAGAAGGGGAGCACCGCCAACCCCGGCGAGTGCCCTGGGTTTGGTAATCGCCACTGCCGCTTTTCTGTTCGCAAAAGATTGACGCTTTGTAATAGTTATTATTAGGTCTAATGGGTCTTGTTGGCAGATGGAACTTGAGTGAATTTGAGGCACCCTGGCTTAATCACGACTATGTACCAGGACTTGTACGACTTCTCTCTACCGACTTTGCAAGTCGGAGGCTTTGAGGACTTGAAGAACTAaactactcccccccccccccccccacacacacacgcacacacacatttcCAGATTTTTATTTCCGTTTGATATTTTGAAGTAACATGAAAATGACAGTTTAATTTTTGAAAATTTATAATAGTTTTAAAAAATTGAGACCATATTTGTAAAATGTATTTTTTAAGGTTCCtttttgaaaacacaaaaataaaattacGGGTCATTTTTTATAAAATGGGAACCAATATAGGTAAACATGGACATTTTTTAAAACCCCAAACCATTAATTACTAGTAAATTGTATGTGCTTTGCACGTCATTTAAATATATAAAAGCATGAAAAAGTACATTTGAATATGTATTTCCTTTCATAGAATTGTATTGGACAAGAATTAACTTGGTTCTTATCTCTCTAGAATCCAGATTGTTCTGGTCTCTTTATTACTGGGGTATCAAATAAGCATGTGAAAAGATGTTTCTACAACACATGAGATGGCAGAGTTGGGGGCTCAATTAGAAGGCCACGTGACAAAATCCTATAAGTTGAAAACTTTATCCAAGGGATGAaaatgctcggatttgccatctctcgACCGTTGGATGGAGCACCAATGGCTAATATTTGAAGCTATTGGCGCACTATATAATGGTATAGATATATTTTTTATTGAACATATTGAAATTTCTgaaaaacattaaaataaaaaataaaaaactgaACAATTAACAAAACAAGAAAAACGGACCATAAGTTCCCTAAAATCGGGTTCACGTAGCTGCAAATTGGTCGGCCCGATGGTGCTCACTTGTCTGGTCGAAAGGGCAGATATTTGACGCAGTGCGTCAAATAGGATTTGCTCTCCCATTTAAACGCGATCATGCTTCTTGCCGATTTGAATTTTGCAGTCCACTTGGCCTTTTCTCTAAAAGAGGGAAGACGTTTTTTTGTTGGATTTCTCTCActgagatcttcaaaattagatcgcGTTTTAATAAGTTTTGACGATTTTTTTCCATGAAAAACAAAAAttggaaacaaaaaaaaaagagaaaatgaaaaaaatgaagaaaTGACAACAGAAAAACCAAAGCAAGGTTgcagttttttcttttttggggaAGCACAGGCTATGTTTTTTTTTTTCAGAGAAGCACCGGGTGTGCTCCTCGCAGAAGCAGACAAGTTGtgatttttttcccttttttcttcaggctcgtgaagcacatgctgtgtttttttattttttttcagggAAGCACAAGGTTGCGGAAGCACATGATGTGCTTCTCGTAGAAGCGGATCCTGTGCTTTTTTTCCAAGAAGCATAATTGTTTTTTCCTTTTCGAGAAGCACATCTATGCTTCTCACGGAAGCACAGTTGTATTACTGAAGGAAGCAAAACTCTGCTGCGCATGGTAACACaagttttcttttttgagaaacacaTTTGTGCTTCAAAAGTCAAAAGAAATCCCCAAGAACTTAGGAAAAATCAGGCAATAACCGAAAAGCCAAAAACAACAAAAATCATCTAAAACCCCGAAGAACACGTGAAAAATCTAGAGAAAGTGTCCAAGACGCGACACGTGGCCGAGACTGGACGCACCACTTGGCACACCCACAAGCAAAAAATTGACTCTTGCCAATTAGTTTTCTTTCTTGAGAAATACCTATAATTTTATTTATACTCATAACAATTATAGAAGCCCCGGAAGGGGTAACAATTTGTTAGCTGCTCTAGGTTGTAGCCTTGTACTACCTtcgtcctgatttattggtccccttcgtattttatgtcaaattttggtctcaaattttactaacaaaatgttaattcaTGTCATAAAAATTTATATAATTGAAAAACACGAATTCAATATGTAATTTTcgatgacatgcattaatatttagttagttaaatctctagttaaaatttggcacaaaattttgagggaaccaataaaccaggacggaggtatcCTGCGAAGTGTTTATGGTCAAATGCGGCCTATGTACACGGCCCGTAGGCTACCATCAGAATCTTCCGCTGAAACAGCATCGGCCGTTTAGTGGCCCAACACACAACCGAGGGTTCTTCCCTCTCCTTGCCTCGCTGCAGATAATTTCGGATAGCATTTTACGGCTCCCCTTCTCCCCCAGCTCCGCCTCCCCAAATCGCAGCCGAAACCTCGGGGAAGCTCGCCTCCACATCCATGGCTTCAGCCGCGACCTTTCCGAAGCTCCAGCTTGGTCCGCGATGCCACGGCTACTCCCATCTTCAGGTTCAGTTAATCCTTCAACCGTACGTGCCCTCACGCAAGCAGCGCAGGAGTTCAACGAGTGATTGCCATTGATTTAACCTTGTAGGCGGCTGACCCGGTCCATGTCCACATGAAGATTGGTGATTCTTGCAAGTGCCCCATGCCCGCCCAAGGGTAAAACCTAAATTTTCCATGGACCATGTTTGTAACCTGTATGTGTTGCTTTTGTTGCTTCAGTCTTCAGTTTACCAGGAGATACTTGTGGTAAAAATGTACCAGGTTGCTTGTTTCTACCGGGAGAAGTGCAAGGCACACATTCCTGCCGGTGTCGGCGGCTCGATCAGGTGAGCTGCAATTTCTGCCATAACATACCACTGAAGTACATGTGTTGATCTTTGTCCGTGATGTTCAAGTGTCATGCGGAACCTTCAGATTCAGAGTTCAGACACTGTGTTGAAGTTTTCAGAAAACTGCAGGTCGGGGCGCATCGGTCGCCGAGGCCGAGAAGACCGGGCTCTCGCTGGATAGCTTCAAGACAACCGTTGTCAAACGCGACGACGAAAAGATCCATGTGAGATTGTTTGTGCACTCTGCCATGCCATGTTAAATTAAAGCTGTCAACTCAAAAAAGAAATTTTTTAAAGCTGTCCACATCTAGTTAGTCACATAGTTTGGTGCAGACATTTCTCTTCAACTTAATACTAAGGACATTGTACTATGGTTAATGACGTAGGGCAGTTTTGAGTGGTCTTGACTCATCTGATGCTGGGAACTTGTTGTCTGCAGTTAAGAATCGAGCTGCCCGGGAAGGAAacgcagaaggtgtttgatgcagcCCTGACGAGCCTGGCCAAGGACGCGCCGCCGGTTCCAGGTTTCAGAAGGTCTAAGGGAGGTATTGATTCATTAACCTAATCCCCATTTCCTTGCAAGAAACAATGTTATATATTTGATTGCTTGCATCAAGTCATTGAAGCTTCTAACAATTTTGTTGCCATTTTTCTTCATGGATATCTGTTGGATGATTGAAGGGAAAACATCAAATGTAAGTGCATGTGAACCTTTCACGCCTCACTTGCAATGTGGGAGCTTTTCCCCGGTTTTTGTCCGAAACTCCGCCGTTCCAAATGGGGTTTAGTGTATGGGGTTGCCACTTTTAATTGCATTGCAAGGCTAACTTTTCTTTCACGCATGCTTTTCAAGAGGGTTGTTAACCAACTCCTCCTCGGAATGGCAAAGTCTTTTAAAACACCGTCCTTGTTCAGAAATAAAACCACCCAAGGACAGGGAGTAGTTTCTTTCCATCGAGCATCGCCGAGTACGCTCAGCTGTTACCGGCTGAATTTTCAACCGAAAGTGTGGGCTACTACTAAATACTAATTGCAATCAAGAGATGACACGGCTAGACATAGACATAAACTACACCATCAAGTCTGCACTGCTGTCCTAACCCCCCACATTAAGAACCGAGGACTGACGACGGCTTCTGAATCCCTGTACTGTGTCCAGATACCAAGCAGCATTCTCCTGTCGATGCTCGGCAAGAGCCGGGTCACCAAGTTCATCCTTCAGGAAATACTCAGTGTCACCGTCGGCGATTTCGTCAAGAAGGTTGGTGCCATTTCGTATAAAATTAGAACAGGCTAGCCAATCTTTGACTTTTTGGATTCAGAATAAACTGACGCTGGCCTTGCAACCGATGCAGGAGAACCTCAAGGTGAACCCTGAGATCGCGACGACGCAGTCAGAAGGCGACCTGGAGTCGTCGTTCGCGCCGGGCTCGTCGTTCGGGTTCAATGTGATCCTCGAGCTGGAGAAGGAGCCTGACACGGATGACGCCATTGATATCGAGCTATCGGACTCCAAGGACGCCCCTGACGTGAAGCAGTCCGACTCCGAAGAGCCTTCCGAAGAGGAGCCCCCCTCCTCCACCTGATACTTCAGAGAGGAAATGCCTCCGTGTATTTATTCCCTGGTGAATGTGCTTCAGATTCAGAATAGCATTAGCAGGCAAACAATTGTTCAGATAAAACACCAGAGATGATCTGCAGGTTGCGGGTGACACATCACTGAAGATGTGTGTGTAGCAGCACTGAACATGCAGACACGTTAGATTTGGGGAGACGTGGGCCCATGATGACAGCGCCGCAGCGCCGGGCTCCAGCGCAGCAATGATGAAAAACCCTATCCAGTTTGTCTGCAGCATGATCCACTGGCACCATGGCTTCGGCTTCGAACTACCCGATCAATCATTTGGGCCGGGGTGCTCCACTCCACTCCTCAAGCCTCACACGCCACCCCACCCCACATCACCAGTGACCTAGTACCAACTCACGCACACGCATGATCCATGCAAGAGAAATACAGTATTATAACAACGAAATACATTGTTCTTCCAACCCTATCTTGTTTTCCCAACTCCGATCCCGTGGCCTGGAAGAATCCCGCTGACATGACAGCATTCCCAGCTTCTTGACGCGACCGTTGGACGATGCTGCTGAGATTTGTGCTCCTTGATTTCAGAAAATTCAAAGGATTAGGTTAGTAGGTGCATCAGTGCATGATAATGGATATGAGTGGCATCATTATACCAGAAACCAGGTCATTTCGTCTGGGGGGCTTGATTAAACGCAGGACCTGGAATGATTTCGGGCAGCCACCTTATTCCCTATCACACTCGCAATTTCAATAGTACCGAATTCCCAGCAGAATCCAAAAAAATCGTTAGGTGGTCGCATAGGCCTTCTCAAGAAAAACCCAACGTACATATTATTCCCTTGCCATTCTAGCCCAGACACCGCTCGCTGCCGCACCAACCACCGGTTGGCAATCATAGGGCGATGAAATCTTGGAACACTGTGGATTCAGAAGAAACTTTTCTCATTCATCGGCAACGGCGGTAGAATTTCTAACACATTCTCCTAATGTATGCTCATGTCCTCGGTTCTCCAAACAGGGAGAAGATCCCGGATTAGTAGTACGAATTAGTTGGTGGTTTGATTTGGCAGGGGGATTGGCCGGGAGACGGGGTAGGTGCCCAACTTATTGTCAAACAATCAGCGTCGATGGGCTCAGATTAACAAATGAACATACGACTGGGCATCGGCTGGACTGGTGAACCAGAAAATATCTGGAAATAATAATGTGGCATTCAGGCTGGACTAATCGCTGATATTGATGATAATAATGTTGCTCTAGTTGTAGAGGGCGGGTGGCCCGTCGCGCTCCACGGAGGTACCGCAACCTCTCGTTGAAATGAAACCCAACGCgctggtgtggtgtggtgtggtggtTTAACCACCAAAGCACGCCCGCGCACCGGTTCTTGACTTGGGAAATCAATGCTCCCTCCGGGAGGTAGGAAAAGGCACCGCTGGATGTAAAGAATGGACTATGATCATCGCTAAATAATGCTGCCGCCGTTTCACTGTCAAAAGCCAGGTGTTGTAGGACGCGGAGGAATTGATCCCGGGCACCAGTGATCCCGGATGAACAGTAAAACccgaaaaaatagtaaaaaaattcaaaaaaatctgattttttttgtcaagaaactttgatattttttctacatgcgtgccaattttcgtgatgaaatgacatttgtggaggtgtcagcaaaaaaaaaacaaaatcatgctccaaaaaaactgtttttggaagcattttggagcatcgattttgttttttttgctgagACCTGCATGAATGTCATTTTGTCATGAAAATTTGTACGCATGTGAAAAATATGTCAATGTTTGTtgccaaaaaaattcagatttttttgaactttttaaatatattttttgtttgtactgtagcaaagggtgcctgtgagctcgagctcacaataGCACTTTCGGGTGTTGTAGCCAATTTTAGAGAACCATATTTATGGTACGGAATATGCTTCTCGCAACAATATTGTTTGTACAGATGATAAATTCCGTTTTCAGCGTGCTTGCGTGTGGAGAAGGCAAGGTGGATGTTTCTGAAAATTGATTCTTAAAAACCCATGTCTGCGCATCGTATGAAAATGTGTAGCGGCGAAAATTTATGTGTATTTTTAGGAACACCGATAATAATGTAAATAAACACACACACACTTGCATGGTATCTACGGAAAAACGAACTTCAGGAGGTTCAAGAGTGACAATGTCACCAAAAAAATCATGTGGGTGTTTTTGCGTGAGAATTGCACGGATCAAATATAAAGGTTCACCAGAAATTAAAAACACCTCATACCTAAAAAAAtcatgtgaaacatgtgagctctACAAAACAAATGCACGAACAACCGCTACATCAGTCATTCTTCCCGTATAAAATTTTCGCAGATCATAAATACACACATTTCAGATTCTAATTAAAAAGTTGGCATTTAGGTTCAAGATTTGATTATACTCTGACTTGACCTGCCCTGTCCTTGGCATCTGGCTATTTGGCGGCTCGTAGCATGGCCTCACATTTCAATTGCGGCAAGGGCTTCGTCGGTGGCGAAGTAGGAGGAGTGAGGGCTTCGCGGGTGGCCGTTGGTGGCGAAGTCGGACGAGTGATCTCGATAACGCCAATGTGCCACCTTGGCGGCGTCTTTCTTCTACTATGTTGCCTTCCTGCAAAAAAAAGAACTGCCTTTTTTATAATAAAGTGAGTAGTAAAATACCAATGTATTAAAGAAAAGTATACTCGGGCTTTAGATTCGAGTTGGGAGtattctactcccttcgttcctaaatacaagtcttttttagagattttaataaggGACTAAGAATACACGTATTTGAGATTCTACAAAAAAAGGTTGGCATTTTGGTTCGGGTTACTTATACCATAGCTCAGGAGTATCCATGGCGACGACGACGGCGCCGATGTGCCACCTTCCCAACGCCTTTCTTCTCGGCAGTGTGTGGTGTTTGTTTTGTGTGTCGGTCCATTGTGTCCACGATGACAGGGGTGGTTGTAACGGTTTTCATCTGGTTTCTCGCATATTAACTAGGCAATCCTATactagttttttttaaataaagcgAGTCCTAAAGAACCGTTttgttttttttaagaaaaatattATACTCGGGCTCTAGATACAAGCCGGGAGTATTCTACAAACCTAGCTCTAGAAGAAGCTCGTAGCTTGCCCGCTGAGAAGGGAAAAT is from Triticum aestivum cultivar Chinese Spring chromosome 3A, IWGSC CS RefSeq v2.1, whole genome shotgun sequence and encodes:
- the LOC123062884 gene encoding uncharacterized protein, whose amino-acid sequence is MASAATFPKLQLGPRCHGYSHLQAADPVHVHMKIGDSCKCPMPAQGLLVSTGRSARHTFLPVSAARSGRGASVAEAEKTGLSLDSFKTTVVKRDDEKIHLRIELPGKETQKVFDAALTSLAKDAPPVPGFRRSKGGKTSNIPSSILLSMLGKSRVTKFILQEILSVTVGDFVKKENLKVNPEIATTQSEGDLESSFAPGSSFGFNVILELEKEPDTDDAIDIELSDSKDAPDVKQSDSEEPSEEEPPSST